A stretch of Mucilaginibacter terrae DNA encodes these proteins:
- a CDS encoding SusC/RagA family TonB-linked outer membrane protein — protein MQFSLKSKKSVFWLFMLLGTSVTAQQIPDTVAKPKPPPKDSIPIAPPVTVSPTGQTQQSSPTVSKQDTTNKQNISGIVKDEKGQPLPGVAIRVRGSNAGATTGADGRFNIKASVNSVLELTFVGYVTQTVRANGQAQLNITLQPETRTLKQVIVNGYSTQNKRDLTGAVSVVTSSDIENLPVGGVEQILQGKAAGVSVTQATGAPGEGIAVRIRGVGTINNNNPLYVIDGVPSTTGINQIAPADIESINVLKDASAASIYGARASNGVVVVTTKKGRQGPPRFSIQQYTGVQTHGDLIKMANTQQYVSAYNAAAQADGRAQIPASLAATLPDVNWQKEILKPAIINNTNLSINGGSENSTYIVSANYFKQNGLIKNSAYDRLNLRTGINSNLSKIFTVGTNINLSYSKTKQVGTSGDGFGAGNQGASVMRFALFRTPGTPVYKPNGDYVDLPENPSFFGDGLNPVGFADNFDRKYNAYGMIGNVFAEANIIKGLKARTSIGGNLVITDFKQFFKIWGSDRAINSPGSLARSNANQFDYNWTNTLTYKFDVAKHNFTILAGSEAIKSRTNGLSASRSIFPNQDPDFQYLDNGIGVQQNGENESRWALFSLFGRVDYGYADKYLASFTIRRDGSSRLNPNNRYGNFYSGSLGWRLDQESFLKDVKWLSMLKLRAGVGQTGNQEISNYAYTSLNSLVGFYPFGGTSVIGNSLTSRGNSNITWETSTQSNFGIDAAFLNNDLQITADYFIRNNSNILFANPLPPSAGSGASPYVNAGKVQNKGFELEVSYRKQLSKDWKIDLSGNLATLNNQVKSLAGSPIVGGRIDNEYYATLTNVGQPIGAFYLLPMEGIFQNELDIFTHAYQGAGIRPGDVKYKDTNGDNVIDERDRVFSGSPIPSLTYGFTGNVNFKNFDLSVFFQGAHGNKLYNQARTDIEGFYRAFNVTERVATGSWTGPGTTNEFPRLTWESASSTNNKRPSTRFLEDGSYLRLKNVQLGYNFGSKMMSRLKMSSLRVYVSAQNLLTFTKYTGLDPELYTNSNSAGDGVRAVGIDWGTYPSARTYTVGVNVNF, from the coding sequence ATGCAATTTTCTTTAAAGAGTAAAAAGTCAGTTTTTTGGTTATTTATGCTTTTGGGCACGAGTGTCACGGCACAGCAAATACCCGACACGGTTGCAAAACCCAAACCTCCCCCAAAAGATAGTATACCTATCGCACCGCCTGTAACAGTATCACCAACCGGCCAAACACAACAATCTTCCCCCACCGTATCTAAACAAGATACCACCAACAAGCAAAACATTTCGGGCATTGTTAAAGACGAAAAAGGTCAGCCACTACCCGGCGTTGCCATTCGCGTGCGCGGCAGCAATGCGGGTGCTACAACGGGTGCCGATGGCCGCTTCAACATAAAAGCCTCTGTCAACAGTGTTTTGGAGCTAACTTTTGTAGGCTATGTTACCCAAACTGTTCGTGCTAACGGCCAAGCCCAACTTAACATTACCCTGCAACCCGAAACACGTACCCTCAAGCAGGTAATTGTTAACGGCTACTCCACCCAAAACAAGCGCGACCTCACCGGGGCGGTATCGGTAGTAACCTCTTCGGATATTGAAAACCTGCCCGTAGGCGGGGTTGAACAGATATTGCAAGGTAAAGCTGCAGGTGTATCGGTAACACAGGCCACCGGTGCACCGGGCGAGGGCATTGCCGTGCGTATACGCGGTGTGGGTACCATTAACAATAATAACCCGCTTTATGTGATAGACGGCGTACCATCAACCACCGGTATAAACCAGATAGCCCCGGCCGATATTGAAAGCATTAACGTGCTTAAAGATGCCTCGGCCGCATCAATTTACGGTGCAAGGGCATCAAACGGTGTGGTAGTGGTTACCACTAAAAAAGGCCGCCAGGGCCCGCCGCGTTTCAGCATACAACAATATACCGGCGTGCAAACTCATGGCGATTTAATTAAAATGGCCAATACCCAGCAATATGTATCGGCCTACAACGCAGCAGCACAGGCCGATGGCCGGGCGCAGATACCGGCCTCATTAGCCGCTACCCTGCCCGATGTAAACTGGCAAAAAGAGATATTGAAACCAGCCATTATCAACAACACCAACCTCTCTATAAACGGCGGTAGCGAGAACAGTACTTACATTGTATCGGCTAATTACTTTAAACAAAACGGTTTAATTAAAAACAGTGCTTACGACAGGCTTAACCTGCGCACTGGTATCAACAGTAACTTATCCAAAATATTTACGGTAGGTACTAACATCAACCTGTCGTACTCAAAAACCAAGCAGGTAGGAACCTCGGGCGATGGTTTTGGGGCAGGCAACCAGGGCGCAAGTGTAATGCGTTTTGCCTTGTTCCGTACACCAGGAACGCCTGTTTACAAACCCAACGGCGATTACGTGGATTTACCCGAAAACCCCTCGTTTTTTGGTGATGGGTTAAATCCGGTTGGTTTTGCCGATAACTTTGACCGCAAGTACAACGCTTATGGCATGATAGGTAATGTATTTGCCGAAGCCAACATTATTAAAGGCTTGAAAGCGCGCACCTCAATTGGCGGTAATTTGGTTATCACCGATTTTAAACAATTCTTTAAAATCTGGGGTTCAGATAGGGCTATCAACTCGCCCGGCAGTTTGGCCCGCTCAAATGCTAATCAATTCGACTATAACTGGACCAACACGCTCACCTATAAATTCGATGTAGCTAAACATAACTTTACCATACTGGCGGGTAGCGAGGCCATTAAAAGCCGCACCAATGGACTGTCGGCTTCACGCTCCATATTCCCTAACCAAGATCCCGATTTTCAATACCTTGACAACGGTATAGGTGTACAGCAAAACGGAGAAAATGAATCGCGCTGGGCACTATTCTCCCTTTTTGGTCGTGTTGATTATGGTTATGCCGATAAATACCTCGCCAGCTTTACCATTCGCCGTGATGGTTCATCGCGCCTTAACCCTAACAACCGCTATGGCAACTTCTACTCTGGTTCGTTGGGATGGCGTTTAGATCAAGAGAGCTTTTTAAAAGACGTAAAATGGTTATCAATGCTTAAACTGCGTGCAGGCGTTGGTCAAACCGGTAACCAGGAGATCAGTAATTACGCTTATACCTCGCTCAACTCACTGGTGGGCTTCTACCCTTTCGGCGGCACGTCGGTAATTGGCAACTCGCTTACCTCGCGCGGTAACAGCAACATTACCTGGGAAACCAGTACGCAAAGCAACTTTGGTATCGATGCGGCCTTCCTAAATAATGACCTGCAAATCACCGCCGATTACTTTATTCGTAACAACAGTAATATATTATTTGCCAACCCACTGCCCCCAAGTGCAGGCTCAGGCGCAAGTCCGTACGTTAATGCGGGCAAGGTGCAAAACAAGGGTTTTGAGTTGGAAGTGTCGTACCGCAAGCAATTATCAAAAGACTGGAAGATAGACCTGTCGGGTAACTTAGCTACACTCAATAATCAAGTTAAATCATTAGCTGGTTCCCCTATTGTAGGCGGACGGATTGATAATGAATACTATGCCACTTTGACCAACGTTGGTCAGCCAATAGGAGCATTTTATTTGTTACCCATGGAAGGGATCTTCCAAAACGAACTGGATATTTTTACCCATGCTTACCAGGGGGCAGGCATTAGACCTGGCGATGTTAAATATAAAGATACCAACGGCGATAACGTAATTGACGAGCGCGACCGTGTATTCTCGGGCAGCCCTATTCCAAGCCTTACTTATGGCTTTACCGGTAACGTAAACTTTAAAAATTTCGACCTGAGCGTGTTCTTCCAAGGTGCGCATGGCAATAAACTGTACAACCAGGCCCGTACCGATATTGAAGGTTTTTACCGCGCCTTTAACGTTACCGAGCGTGTGGCAACGGGCAGTTGGACCGGTCCCGGTACCACCAATGAGTTTCCACGCTTAACCTGGGAATCGGCATCATCAACCAATAACAAGCGTCCGTCTACCCGCTTTTTAGAGGATGGCTCATACCTGCGCTTAAAGAATGTACAGCTGGGCTACAACTTTGGCAGCAAAATGATGTCGAGGTTAAAAATGTCGTCGCTACGGGTTTATGTTAGTGCGCAAAACCTGCTCACGTTTACCAAATACACAGGCCTCGACCCTGAACTTTATACCAACAGCAATTCGGCCGGTGACGGTGTACGCGCTGTCGGTATCGATTGGGGTACCTATCCATCGGCCCGAACTTATACCGTGGGTGTTAACGTCAACTTTTAA
- a CDS encoding RagB/SusD family nutrient uptake outer membrane protein translates to MSSESTGTSADTRKLLLGEAKFLRAYYYFTLTNFYGNIPLRLNVTTQQNAAMPASTQAQIYTQIEKDLTEAAAALPDKWSAGNDAGRATKGAALALLAKASLFQKKYTEAVNYATQVEGLGYNLTDNFMDNFNASAKTNNEVIFSVWHIRNAQPLQGNSLNYWFAPRDLNGAGVFYPTQNLVDNFEANDPRLDLTIARTGKPYYDSEFKAAWSTTGYLSKKHIQPLSEVPTTTKNDGALNYEAIRFADILLVKAEALNEQNQGSAALVPLNKVRERARKNYSGTAPAGLLPNITVTNQLQLRTLIQRERRSELALEFQRYFDVMRYGQVYAEASLLPGAPNFNYTRNRFFPIPQTERNTNPAL, encoded by the coding sequence CTGTCCAGTGAAAGCACCGGCACATCGGCCGATACCCGCAAGCTGCTTTTGGGTGAAGCTAAGTTTTTGCGTGCTTATTACTATTTCACCCTTACCAACTTTTACGGTAACATTCCACTGCGCTTAAATGTAACCACACAGCAAAATGCAGCTATGCCAGCCAGTACTCAAGCGCAGATCTACACCCAAATAGAAAAGGATCTAACCGAAGCCGCCGCGGCATTGCCCGATAAATGGTCGGCTGGTAATGATGCCGGGCGTGCTACCAAGGGAGCTGCGTTAGCACTATTAGCCAAGGCATCCTTATTCCAGAAAAAGTATACCGAAGCCGTAAACTACGCCACACAGGTTGAAGGTTTAGGCTATAATTTGACCGATAACTTTATGGATAATTTCAATGCATCGGCCAAAACTAATAACGAGGTTATATTTTCGGTGTGGCATATACGCAATGCGCAGCCATTGCAAGGCAACTCGTTAAATTACTGGTTTGCTCCGCGCGATTTGAATGGTGCAGGGGTATTTTATCCTACCCAAAACCTTGTAGATAACTTTGAGGCCAACGACCCGCGCCTCGATTTAACCATAGCCCGCACCGGCAAACCGTATTACGATTCGGAATTTAAAGCGGCCTGGTCAACAACCGGCTATCTGTCTAAAAAACATATACAGCCCTTGAGCGAAGTGCCAACCACCACCAAAAACGATGGTGCGCTTAATTATGAAGCCATTCGTTTTGCCGATATTTTATTAGTAAAGGCCGAAGCCTTAAATGAGCAAAACCAAGGTTCGGCGGCTTTGGTTCCGTTAAACAAAGTGCGCGAAAGAGCCCGTAAAAACTACAGCGGTACAGCACCGGCAGGTTTGCTACCCAACATTACGGTAACTAACCAGTTGCAGTTGCGTACCCTTATTCAGCGTGAACGCCGTAGCGAGCTGGCATTGGAGTTTCAACGCTACTTCGACGTGATGCGTTACGGACAAGTTTATGCCGAAGCGTCATTATTACCCGGAGCGCCAAACTTTAATT